The Proteiniphilum propionicum genome contains the following window.
AAGAGCTTTCAGAATATACGGAAACGGAGATTCGCCTCGTTCGTATCAAGTTCTTTTCTGACATGGCCAATTAGAGCTAAAAAAGAAAAATAAACTATTTTACACCTTCATCGTTATTATTAGGATGGGTGTATGAAATATGAAATACTTACAAAAAATAAATAGTCCCGGTGATCTGAAAAAACTCAGTGTTGACGAACTGAAAACTGTTTGTGATGATCTGAGAGAATTCATCATTGAACAACTGTCGCACAACCCCGGGCATTTCGGATCGAGCCTGGGTACGGTGGAGTTGACAGTGGCACTCCATTATCTATACAATACACCTTACGACAGGCTCGTATGGGATGTAGGGCATCAGGCATACAGCCACAAAATACTTACCGGGCGGCGCGGACTCTTTTCAACCAACCGCAAACTGGGAGGACTTTCCGGATTCACTAATCCCAATGAAAGTGAATACGATACTTTCATTGCCGGACACGCATCAACCTCCATTTCGGCAGCGCTGGGAATGGCAGTTGCAGCTAACCTCAACAATGAAAACCGTCACATAGTTGCAATCATTGGCGATGGTGCAATGACGGGCGGCCTGGCATACGAGGGAATCAACAATGCCTGTTCACAACCCAACAACCTGCTTATTATCCTTAACGACAACGATATGTCTATCGACAATAATGTTGGAGGAATTCAGGACTACCTGGTGAAACTGACTACATCGGCCAAATATAACAGGTTCCGTAACAACCTTTACCAGGGTTTCAAAAAACGGAAGCTAATCTCCGAGAAAGAAAAAAATCTGGTATTGCGATTCAACAACAGCGTAAAATCGCTTCTCACTAAAGAACAAAATATTTTTGAGGGATTCAACATACGCTATTTCGGTCCGGTTGACGGTCACGATCTGCCGGGACTTATCCGCATTCTAAGAAACATCAAAGATATGCAGGGTCCTAAACTGCTGCACATTAAAACGGTTAAAGGAAAAGGATTCAAGCCTGCAGAGAAATCGGCCACGGTATGGCATGCTCCGGGACTTTTCAATAAAGAGACTGGTGAACGTATTCTAAAGGATAATAAGGATCAGCCACAACTATATCAGGATGTTTTCGGACATACACTCGTTGAGATGGCAGAGAAAAACTGCAAGATTGTGGGTGTTACACCGGCAATGCCTACCGGCTGTTCCATGACCTATATGATGGATAGATTTCCCAACCGGGTTTTCGATGTAGGTATTGCCGAGGCGCATGCGGTAACCTTCTCTGCAGGTATGGCCAAAGAGGGGCTTATTCCTTTCTGCAACATCTACTCATCATTCATGCAGCGTGCTTATGATCAGGTTATTCACGACGTTGCCCTTCAGAAGCTGAAAGTGGTTATGTGTCTCGACAGAGCCGGGCTGGTAGGTGCCGACGGCCCCACTCACCACGGTGTATTCGATCTGGCATACTTGCGGCCGATACCCAATCTGGTAATCTCAGCACCTTTTAATGAGCATGAGCTACGAAACCTGATGTACACAGCTGTATATGGTAACGACGGGCCATTTGTGATTCGCTATCCACGGGGACAAGGTGAGATCACCAACTGGCAGAACGAACCTCAGATACTCACTATAGGAAAAGGACGAAAACTTAAACAAGGAAAAGAGATTGCCCTTCTCTCAATAGGAGCTATAGGCAACAACGCGTCTAAAGCAATTGCCGAGGCAGAGAAGTTAGGTATAAGTGTGGCACATTACGACATGGTTTTCTTGAAACCTGTAGATGAAGAGTTACTTGAAGAGGTTGCGAAAAAATACAAATATATTATAACTGTTGAAAACGGAGTTATTAAAGGTGGTTTGGGAAGTGCTGTACTTGAGTTTCTGGCAGAAAACGACTACAGTAACATTCATTTACACCGCATAGGCATCGGCGATGAATTTGTGACACACGGGTCGGTTAAAGAGCTTCAGCAACTAACCAAAATTGACGAGAACAGCATCCTGGAAAATATTATTAAGATAAATGATAAACTAAATAACCGAAGCAGCGATATACTGCCTACAATAGAACCCATAGCCTCCACCAACATAATACACAATCGTTTCATAGTCAAATAAAATAATTGTAACATAGTAAATGAAAATCTTAATTGCCGGTGCAGGCGCCGTGGGAACTCACCTCGCGAAACTTCTGGGACAGGAGAATCACAATATAACACTGATGGACGACGACAAAGACCGTCTATCTATGATAAACGACAATACAGATATATTGACATATATCGGCAACTGCACTTCACTTAAAGATCTCACTGACGCAGGTATTACCAATTCCGATCTTTATATTGGCGTAACCACTGAGGAGTCAAGGAATATCACTTCATGTATGCTGGCATCCAACCTGGGAGCAAAAAAAACACTTGCCCGCATAGATAATTACGAGTACCTGCTGCCTAAAAATACCGGATTCTTCGAAAAACTGGGAATCAATTCAATGATCTACCCTGAACTGATGGCCGCAAAGGAGATCGCAATGGCGCTTAAAACACCCTGGACACGCTTTTGGTGGGAGCTATGCAACGGAACAGTGATACTTTCTGCTGCAAAAGTAAGAGAGAATGCTCCCATAGTGAACAAATATCTGCATGAGCTTATGCAAAGCGTGAAACTGTTCCACCTGGTAGCCATCAAACGTGACTCTCACACCATTATACCCAAAGGAAGCGACCAGATACTTCCTAACGACATTCTCTATTTCACCACTTTAAGAAAACACCTGGATTCACTTCCCGAGTTGCTGGGGAAAAAATCTTTCGAAACAAAAAGGATCATTTTCATGGGAGGAAGCCGTATAACAATGCGTACAGTACAGCAACTCCCCCAGAATATCAATATAAAAATAATAGAACAGGACAGAGAACGTGCTGAGATGCTGGTCGAAACAGCTCCTCCAAATGTCACAGTTTTTGTAGAAGATGGGCGCAACACTGAGTTCCTTATACGCGAAGGTATCACCGAAACAGATGCATTCCTCGCTCTCACCGGGAACTCGGAAGCAAATATCCTGAGCTGTATGATGGCAAAACAGTATGGTGTAAAGAAAACTGTTGCAGAGGTTGAAAACATCGATTATATATCGATGGCGGAACGGTTCGACATTGGAACAGTTATCAACAAAAAACTTATTGCAGCCAGTAAGATCTATGAACTGCTGTTGAAAGCCGATGCCTCGAATATAAAAAGCCTCACCATCGCCGATGCAAACGTAGGGGAGGTAATTGCCAAACCCAACTCGAAGGTGACAAAAAAACTTATTAAAAACCTTAACCTGCCCTCCGACATCACTTTTGGAGCGCTTATCAGAAACGGCGAGCCTATGCTTGTAGATGGAGATACACTAATAGAACCTTACGACCAGGTTGTGGTATTCTTCCTAAGTAAATCACTGAGGAGCATAGAAAGCTATTTTAATTAAGATGGTTATATGCTGAAAAAAACTTATGCAATTATTTTTCAGACTCCTGACAATCAGGTAAATAATCGCGACACTTCTGCAAAGCTCACTCTCGTGAGTTAATTGATTGCTTGCCTTCCCCTATTAATTTTTGAAATAAAGCATGTCGTCAATCGCATCAATGATGATAGGCTTTGATTTATCCACCTTACCTGCCAGAAGATCTTTCGATAGCTGGTTCAATACCCGTCGCTGTATAACCCTCTTCACAGGGCGTGCACCGAACTCTGGATCGTAACCGGCAAAAGTGATACTGCGAACTGCTTCATCGGTATATTTGAGTTCGATACCATTCTCCTTCAGCATCCTTCCTACAATACCAAGCTGCAAACGTACAATCTGTTCAATCTCATTCTCCTTCAACGGAG
Protein-coding sequences here:
- the dxs gene encoding 1-deoxy-D-xylulose-5-phosphate synthase, translated to MKYLQKINSPGDLKKLSVDELKTVCDDLREFIIEQLSHNPGHFGSSLGTVELTVALHYLYNTPYDRLVWDVGHQAYSHKILTGRRGLFSTNRKLGGLSGFTNPNESEYDTFIAGHASTSISAALGMAVAANLNNENRHIVAIIGDGAMTGGLAYEGINNACSQPNNLLIILNDNDMSIDNNVGGIQDYLVKLTTSAKYNRFRNNLYQGFKKRKLISEKEKNLVLRFNNSVKSLLTKEQNIFEGFNIRYFGPVDGHDLPGLIRILRNIKDMQGPKLLHIKTVKGKGFKPAEKSATVWHAPGLFNKETGERILKDNKDQPQLYQDVFGHTLVEMAEKNCKIVGVTPAMPTGCSMTYMMDRFPNRVFDVGIAEAHAVTFSAGMAKEGLIPFCNIYSSFMQRAYDQVIHDVALQKLKVVMCLDRAGLVGADGPTHHGVFDLAYLRPIPNLVISAPFNEHELRNLMYTAVYGNDGPFVIRYPRGQGEITNWQNEPQILTIGKGRKLKQGKEIALLSIGAIGNNASKAIAEAEKLGISVAHYDMVFLKPVDEELLEEVAKKYKYIITVENGVIKGGLGSAVLEFLAENDYSNIHLHRIGIGDEFVTHGSVKELQQLTKIDENSILENIIKINDKLNNRSSDILPTIEPIASTNIIHNRFIVK
- the trkA gene encoding Trk system potassium transporter TrkA; its protein translation is MKILIAGAGAVGTHLAKLLGQENHNITLMDDDKDRLSMINDNTDILTYIGNCTSLKDLTDAGITNSDLYIGVTTEESRNITSCMLASNLGAKKTLARIDNYEYLLPKNTGFFEKLGINSMIYPELMAAKEIAMALKTPWTRFWWELCNGTVILSAAKVRENAPIVNKYLHELMQSVKLFHLVAIKRDSHTIIPKGSDQILPNDILYFTTLRKHLDSLPELLGKKSFETKRIIFMGGSRITMRTVQQLPQNINIKIIEQDRERAEMLVETAPPNVTVFVEDGRNTEFLIREGITETDAFLALTGNSEANILSCMMAKQYGVKKTVAEVENIDYISMAERFDIGTVINKKLIAASKIYELLLKADASNIKSLTIADANVGEVIAKPNSKVTKKLIKNLNLPSDITFGALIRNGEPMLVDGDTLIEPYDQVVVFFLSKSLRSIESYFN